One window from the genome of Pseudoalteromonas sp. '520P1 No. 423' encodes:
- a CDS encoding GNAT family N-acetyltransferase, whose amino-acid sequence MQQNFEISLLDKIKTPIINKFYDLNRVKGRANKQDDVWVVRHNSDIIAACRVQNISGHLFLCTLFVTDKMRQKGIAKSLIRHLISSYKNTEYRDITTFPYTHLTGLYLSTGFNLYQTLPEPLAIMLNNYLNQGRKISAMRYFLNN is encoded by the coding sequence ATGCAGCAAAATTTTGAAATATCACTATTAGATAAAATTAAAACACCCATCATCAATAAGTTTTACGACTTAAATCGTGTTAAAGGCAGAGCAAATAAACAAGATGATGTATGGGTCGTACGCCACAATAGCGATATTATAGCTGCTTGTAGAGTACAAAATATATCAGGGCATCTATTCCTTTGTACTTTATTTGTCACGGATAAAATGCGCCAAAAAGGCATTGCCAAATCTCTTATTCGTCATCTAATTAGTTCTTATAAAAATACTGAATATCGTGATATCACCACTTTTCCTTATACTCATTTAACCGGTTTGTACTTATCAACTGGATTTAATTTATATCAAACACTGCCCGAACCTTTAGCTATAATGCTTAATAACTATTTAAATCAAGGGCGAAAGATTTCAGCAATGCGTTATTTTCTTAATAATTAG